A genome region from Hevea brasiliensis isolate MT/VB/25A 57/8 chromosome 7, ASM3005281v1, whole genome shotgun sequence includes the following:
- the LOC110637649 gene encoding benzaldehyde dehydrogenase, mitochondrial: MAARRISGLLSRSFTSGYASAFFSGGRNSSLGRGISRYSNAAAATAAEGPIIPSVAVNYTQLLINGQFVDAASGKTFPTCDPRTGEVIANVAEGDVEDINRAVSAARKAFDNGPWPKMTAYERSKIMLHFADLIEKHNDEIATLETWDNGKPYDQAAKIEVPMVARIFRYYAGWADKIHGLVVPADGQHHVQTLHEPIGVAGQIIPWNFPLLMFAWKVGPALACGNTVVIKTAEQTPLTALYAAKLFHEAGLPEGVLNVISGFGPTAGAALASHMDVDKLAFTGSTETGKVVLELAARSNLKPVTLELGGKSPFIVCEDADIDKAVELAHFALFFNQGQCCCAGSRTYVHERVYDEFIEKAKERAVKRLVGDPFKEGIEQGPQVDSEQFQKILKCIRSGIEDGATLEAGGERFGTKGYYIKPTVFSNVKDEMLIARDEIFGPVQSILKFKDYDEVIHRANNTRYGLAAGVFTQNLETANILTRALHAGTVWINCFDVFDAAIPFGGYKMSGHGREKGIYSLSNYLQVKAVVTPLKNPAWL; encoded by the exons GGAGGAATTCTAGCCTTGGCAGAGGAATCAGCAGATATAGTAACGCTGCAGCTGCTACTGCTGCTGAGGGACCAATAATTCCATCTGTAGCTGTGAATTATACCCAACTTTTAATTAATGGGCAGTTTGTTGATGCAGCCTCAG GGAAGACTTTTCCAACATGTGACCCTAGGACAGGGGAAGTGATTGCCAATGTTGCTGAAGGTGATGTTGAAGATATAAATCGAGCAGTCTCTGCTGCTCGCAAAGCGTTTGATAATGGACCATGGCCAAAGATGACTGCTTAT GAAAGGTCAAAGATTATGCTGCACTTTGCTGATTTGATTGAAAAGCATAATGATGAAATTGCAACACTTGAGACTTGGGATAATGGGAAACCATATGACCAGGCTGCTAAAATTGAAGTACCAATGGTTGCACGAATATTTCGATACTACGCTG GTTGGGCGGATAAGATTCATGGTCTTGTAGTTCCAGCTGATGGGCAGCATCATGTGCAAACCTTGCATGAACCAATTGGTGTTGCAGGTCAGATTATTCCATGGAATTTTCCTCTTCTCATGTTTGCATGGAAGGTTGGACCAGCATTAGCATGTGGCAACACTGTTGTTATCAAGACAGCAGAGCAGACACCATTAACTGCACTCTATGCAGCTAAACTATTTCATGAG GCCGGACTTCCAGAAGGTGTTCTGAATGTGATTTCTGGTTTTGGTCCAACTGCTGGTGCAGCTCTTGCCAGCCATATGGATGTGGATAAG CTTGCTTTCACTGGATCAACTGAAACCGGAAAAGTTGTTCTCGAGTTAGCAGCAAGAAGCAATCTCAAGCCAGTAACTTTGGAACTTGGAGGGAAATCCCCTTTTATTGTTTGCGAGGATGCAGATATTGATAAGGCCGTTGAGCTTGCTCACTTTGCTTTATTCTTTAATCAG GGCCAATGTTGCTGTGCTGGCTCTCGCACATATGTTCATGAGCGTGTATATGATGAATTCATAGAGAAAGCAAAGGAACGTGCTGTAAAACGTCTTGTTGGTGATCCATTCAAGGAGGGTATTGAACAAGGCCCCCAG GTTGATTCAGAACAATTTCAGAAGATTCTGAAGTGCATAAGATCTGGTATTGAAGATGGAGCTACGCTTGAAGCTGGAGGAGAGAGATTTGGCACCAAGGGCTATTATATCAAGCCCACAGTTTTTTCAAATGTTAAG GATGAAATGCTGATAGCAAGAGATGAGATATTCGGTCCAGTTCAGTCCATCTTGAAGTTCAA GGATTATGATGAGGTTATACACAGGGCAAATAACACTCGCTATGGGCTGGCTGCAGGGGTGTTTACACAGAACTTAGAAACTGCAAACATCCTGACACGGGCATTACATGCTGGAACAGTATGGATCAATTGCTTTGATGTCTTTGATGCTGCCATTCCTTTTGGTGGGTACAAGATGAGTGGACATGGGAGGGAAAAGGGGATTTACAGTCTCAGCAATTACTTGCAAGTGAAAGCTGTGGTTACTCCCTTGAAGAATCCAGCATGGTTATAG